The Limnothrix sp. FACHB-406 genome contains a region encoding:
- a CDS encoding superoxide dismutase gives MALSRRALIRQSLAAAAGFTLADWLLWAQDGAIAAPIAQTTPTVPEIFKVPPLPYAYDALQPTIDRETMEFHHDKHHAAYVKNLNTAIAPYPELHKRSIEDLISNLDALPADIRAAVRNNGGGHDNHSLFWESMGPNAGGQPTGAIARAITDTFGSFEALQTAFNQAGAKRFGSGWAWLVLDRQGKLTVTSTANQDSPRMEGQIPLLGNDVWEHAYYLNYRNRRDQYLQQWWNVVNWPVINQRYEAAKAA, from the coding sequence ATGGCTCTCTCTCGTCGTGCGCTAATTCGGCAATCCTTAGCTGCGGCTGCGGGCTTCACCCTGGCGGACTGGTTGCTGTGGGCACAAGATGGGGCGATCGCCGCTCCAATCGCCCAAACCACCCCGACCGTACCCGAAATTTTCAAAGTACCGCCCTTACCCTACGCCTACGACGCACTGCAACCGACGATCGATCGGGAAACCATGGAGTTTCACCACGACAAGCACCACGCCGCCTACGTCAAAAACCTGAATACCGCGATCGCGCCTTACCCCGAACTGCACAAGCGCTCAATTGAAGATCTGATCAGCAATCTCGACGCGTTGCCCGCCGACATTCGCGCCGCCGTTCGCAACAATGGCGGCGGCCACGACAACCACAGCCTGTTTTGGGAAAGCATGGGCCCCAACGCGGGCGGCCAACCTACTGGGGCGATCGCCCGGGCAATTACAGACACCTTTGGCAGCTTTGAAGCCCTGCAAACCGCGTTCAACCAAGCGGGAGCCAAGCGCTTTGGCAGTGGCTGGGCTTGGCTAGTGCTCGATCGCCAAGGAAAACTCACCGTCACCAGCACCGCCAACCAAGACAGCCCGCGAATGGAGGGGCAAATTCCCCTGCTCGGCAACGACGTTTGGGAACATGCCTACTACTTGAACTATCGCAACCGACGCGATCAGTATCTCCAGCAGTGGTGGAATGTGGTGAACTGGCCGGTAATTAACCAGCGCTACGAAGCCGCTAAAGCCGCTTAA